The Niastella koreensis GR20-10 genome includes a window with the following:
- the cphA gene encoding cyanophycin synthetase, with protein sequence MKVIDIKATGGPNYWSVRKHKLIVMLLDLEELEEQPTDLIPGFYERLMALIPSLNEHRCSEGVRGGFFKRVQDGTWMGHVIEHLALEIQTLAGLQVGFGRTRGAGKKGLYNVVFAYEDMEAGKYAAQAAVQIAESLINGSACDLRHHVDAIRSKAGKNRFGPSTNAIVQEAIKRNIPVMRLNEESFIQLGYGAEQQRILATVADTTSNLAVDIAGNKQVTKQLLQGSYIPVPEGSLINQEEQLLPAIEEIGYPVVIKPLDGCQGKGITTNIKNYKEALAAFRLAKQISNELICERCITGSDYRILVVDYKFTAAALRTPPSVTGDGVHTIRELIDKINEDPRRGSGHENVLTRIAIDNGTLDLIAQKGYTPESVLPCGQQVLLKTTANLSTGGTAEDVTDQVHPANVALFERIARLVGLNICGIDLMAPDVCTSIAENGGAVLEVNAAPGLRMHLSPSQGQPRPVGKAIVDMLFPMQKTGRIPILAVTGTNGKTTTTRLLAHITKHAGYKVGYTTTDGIYIHDQMIVKGDCTGPESTRTVLKDPGVNMAVLECARGGILRNGLGFDQCDVAIVTNIAADHLGLQGINSLQDLARVKSVLPESVHADGYAILNADDKMVWNMRANLRCNVAYFTMDPENAWVQHHVNNGGLAAIYDNGYITIRHGQMVHTVARAADIPITFSGAAEFNIQNILPAALAGFIQRIHPGRIAEALKTFIPTPETIPGRMNVFDFERFKIIVDYAHNPHGLKAIASFISSMPAEVKVGVITGVGDRRDEDIRSLGKEAAAIFDELIIRHDNDLRGRDAAEIDRLIMEGIQQVAPGKKTTIVSNELKAVETVIQQAVDNSVTVFFADNIKAVVDHIRRYLVPELAKAEKAVA encoded by the coding sequence ATGAAAGTCATTGATATAAAAGCAACAGGGGGACCAAACTACTGGTCGGTGCGCAAGCATAAACTGATTGTAATGTTGCTTGACCTCGAGGAGCTGGAAGAGCAGCCAACCGACCTTATTCCCGGGTTCTACGAACGGCTCATGGCGTTAATTCCATCACTCAACGAACATCGATGTTCAGAAGGGGTACGTGGTGGCTTTTTTAAACGGGTGCAGGATGGTACCTGGATGGGTCATGTAATTGAACACCTTGCCCTGGAAATACAAACCCTGGCTGGCCTGCAGGTGGGTTTCGGCCGTACCCGGGGCGCTGGTAAAAAAGGATTGTATAACGTAGTGTTTGCGTATGAAGATATGGAGGCCGGTAAATATGCCGCGCAGGCAGCCGTGCAGATAGCAGAGTCGCTCATTAATGGCAGCGCCTGTGATCTCAGGCATCATGTCGATGCCATCCGGTCTAAAGCCGGTAAGAATCGCTTTGGGCCCAGCACTAATGCCATTGTACAGGAAGCCATCAAAAGGAATATCCCGGTAATGCGGTTGAATGAGGAATCATTTATCCAGTTAGGCTATGGGGCCGAACAGCAACGCATTCTGGCCACCGTCGCCGATACTACCAGCAACCTGGCGGTGGACATTGCCGGCAATAAACAGGTGACCAAACAATTGCTGCAGGGCAGTTATATCCCGGTACCGGAAGGCAGCCTCATCAACCAGGAAGAACAATTATTGCCAGCAATAGAGGAGATCGGTTACCCGGTTGTGATAAAACCATTGGATGGTTGCCAGGGTAAAGGTATTACCACTAATATAAAGAATTATAAAGAGGCGCTCGCCGCATTCCGGCTGGCCAAACAGATCAGTAATGAATTGATCTGTGAAAGATGCATCACCGGGTCCGATTACCGCATCCTGGTGGTAGATTATAAGTTCACGGCTGCAGCACTGCGTACACCGCCGTCAGTAACCGGTGACGGGGTGCATACCATTCGTGAATTGATAGACAAGATCAATGAAGACCCACGCAGGGGCAGTGGCCATGAAAATGTATTGACCCGCATTGCTATCGATAATGGTACGCTTGACCTGATCGCACAAAAAGGATATACGCCGGAGAGTGTACTGCCGTGTGGACAACAGGTGTTGTTGAAAACAACGGCTAACCTCAGCACCGGCGGCACCGCTGAAGATGTAACGGACCAGGTGCATCCCGCTAACGTTGCTTTGTTTGAACGCATAGCCCGGCTGGTAGGATTGAATATTTGTGGGATAGATCTGATGGCGCCGGATGTATGTACGTCCATAGCTGAGAACGGCGGCGCCGTGCTGGAAGTAAATGCGGCGCCGGGTTTGCGCATGCACCTGTCGCCTTCACAAGGCCAGCCGCGTCCGGTAGGCAAGGCCATCGTTGACATGTTGTTCCCCATGCAAAAAACCGGACGCATACCCATATTGGCGGTTACCGGCACCAATGGCAAAACCACCACCACCCGGCTGTTGGCGCACATTACCAAACACGCCGGCTATAAAGTAGGGTATACCACTACCGATGGTATTTACATTCACGATCAAATGATCGTAAAGGGTGATTGTACGGGGCCTGAATCAACCAGGACCGTGCTGAAAGATCCTGGAGTAAACATGGCGGTGCTGGAGTGTGCACGCGGCGGTATCTTACGCAATGGCCTCGGTTTCGACCAGTGCGATGTGGCCATCGTTACCAATATAGCAGCAGATCACCTGGGCTTGCAGGGTATTAATTCATTACAGGACCTGGCAAGGGTGAAGTCGGTATTGCCCGAATCGGTGCATGCAGACGGGTATGCCATCCTGAATGCAGATGATAAGATGGTTTGGAACATGCGGGCGAACCTGCGCTGCAACGTGGCCTATTTTACCATGGATCCCGAAAATGCCTGGGTACAGCATCATGTGAACAATGGCGGACTGGCAGCTATTTATGATAATGGCTATATTACTATCAGGCACGGACAAATGGTACATACCGTGGCCAGGGCGGCTGATATCCCAATTACATTTTCAGGAGCGGCTGAGTTCAACATTCAAAATATATTGCCGGCAGCGCTGGCTGGGTTTATCCAGCGCATTCATCCCGGCCGGATTGCCGAAGCATTGAAGACCTTTATTCCTACTCCGGAAACAATCCCGGGACGAATGAATGTGTTTGATTTTGAACGGTTCAAAATAATAGTCGACTACGCTCATAATCCTCACGGGTTAAAAGCCATTGCTTCTTTCATCAGCTCCATGCCTGCCGAAGTAAAAGTGGGGGTAATAACAGGCGTGGGCGACCGCCGTGATGAAGACATCCGGTCGTTGGGTAAAGAAGCCGCAGCCATCTTCGACGAACTGATCATCCGCCACGATAATGACCTGCGGGGCAGGGACGCGGCAGAAATTGACCGGTTGATCATGGAAGGCATTCAGCAGGTTGCGCCCGGGAAAAAGACCACTATTGTTTCCAATGAATTAAAGGCAGTGGAAACCGTTATTCAACAGGCCGTTGACAATTCGGTAACAGTATTTTTTGCCGATAACATCAAAGCGGTGGTTGACCATATCCGCAGGTACCTGGTGCCTGAGCTGGCGAAGGCAGAAAAAGCGGTTGCATAA